The genomic stretch tttgaataaaaaggGGCCCATAAGTTGAAATAAATaacagtataaaatatatatttacaaacatttatGCTTACtaacataaatattaatttatattacatGTAGGCATAATAGAAGATGATAAAAAGATAACTGTAATGAAGACgaggaaaaatacaaaaccaaatcAGGGATTCAGGTCTCTTTTTGTCAACACAACACACAGATGCCCCAAATGCTATATGTAATTAGCTGTAAACATCTCATAACAAACCAAACATCCAGGGGGCTCCCTCTGCCCAGGATGCATTACCGGATGTGGTACGCCCTGAAGCACTTGGCATGGACGCCCTTCTGGCACTTCTCGCAGCGGGTGTTGGTCTGTGAGTGGCACAGGGCACACCGGGTCCTCTTGTCCTGGTGGATGATCCAGTGCCCAATCATGTCAAAGCGGCTCTCGGTTTCCAGCCGCCTGCTTCGCCTCCCTTGGGATGACGTATCCGCGTTGCTCTCTAGGTACACGCAGGCCACATACCTCCGGAAGGCCAGAAGGTCCACCTGGGCATCATGGCAGCACATCCTGTGCAGCTGCCATGCATTGTTAAGAGCAGCGTCAATAACATAGCCAATGAAACTCGAGTACCACTTCATACCCCGGATCTTCACCTTGTACTTGGCGATGTTCTGGTCCATGCGGCCGACACCCCCGACCTTCTCCTGGTACAGCCTCAGCAGTGATGGCTGATGAACCTGGGCCTGTGTCTTGGCTGCTCCCGAGTGATGGTTGGTCAGCCCTGCTGGCTCTATGCCCACAGCGTTGGAGCAGATGTTGACCACACTGCTATCATGCCAGCGGCACACGATGATCTCCTCACTCTCATCAACTTTGTAATCAAACGAACCCCTCTTCATTCTCTTCAGTTCTTTGGGATCTTTAAGGGGACATCGTTCAGTTCTGTACTCACGAACAGTTCCTGTGGCCTTCACTCCTTTCTTCCTTAAAATGGACATCAATTTGACACTTGTAAAAACCTTGTCAAAAAATATGTGGTATGGCAGACACCCACGTGTCTGAAGTGCATCCACAAATTTCACCACCATACTGCCTCCTAGGTCCAGGCCCCTGTCTGGCTTAGTGAACAGTGTGCCCTGTGAGGGCTCGAACCACACCAAATAGCCCCTGCTAGTCGTCCCACACCAGATCTTGTAGCCCAGCCGCACAGGTTTCCCCGCAGGCAGATGCTTGGACCCCCGGTGTCCAAAGTACTCACACATAGACTCGCCAAAGCTGTAGAACTCTTCCAAGGGTGCATGCTTCTGGAAATTGTAGTTCATGCGGACAATGAGAGGCCTCACCTTGGCAAACCTATCACTTTCATCAAGCTCATTGTTATCTGCAAAATGCAGGTATGAGAAGATCAGTTCAAATCTGTCCCTTCTAATTGCATCAGCCACAAGATGATGATGTGAATCAGGGGATGTTTCCCAAAACATCCTTCTCCTTGGATAGGAGATATACCCACTTAAAATCAAAATGCCCAAAACACACTTCAATTCCTGGGCTGTGAGACCCAGGTTGACATTCTTCTGCCAAGCATAACGATTGGTTTcattaacaataaaattaattgtTCCTTCATCAAAAAACAATTCAAAGAGGCCTACAGGACTCAGTTCCTGGCTTTTGAGATCCTCCAT from Balaenoptera musculus isolate JJ_BM4_2016_0621 chromosome 3, mBalMus1.pri.v3, whole genome shotgun sequence encodes the following:
- the PGBD2 gene encoding piggyBac transposable element-derived protein 2; protein product: MASSSSSLTTGRRTGSKLKSMKLLEVLNALEEEESGQSREEIFIAPPNNASGDFTDEDSGDEDGRRGTHLPGNVLHAFVVPEDSGSGEDEDELQLQPAMKKQKAVVEPPHVWTKRDIRPDFTSWTASDPHMEDLKSQELSPVGLFELFFDEGTINFIVNETNRYAWQKNVNLGLTAQELKCVLGILILSGYISYPRRRMFWETSPDSHHHLVADAIRRDRFELIFSYLHFADNNELDESDRFAKVRPLIVRMNYNFQKHAPLEEFYSFGESMCEYFGHRGSKHLPAGKPVRLGYKIWCGTTSRGYLVWFEPSQGTLFTKPDRGLDLGGSMVVKFVDALQTRGCLPYHIFFDKVFTSVKLMSILRKKGVKATGTVREYRTERCPLKDPKELKRMKRGSFDYKVDESEEIIVCRWHDSSVVNICSNAVGIEPAGLTNHHSGAAKTQAQVHQPSLLRLYQEKVGGVGRMDQNIAKYKVKIRGMKWYSSFIGYVIDAALNNAWQLHRMCCHDAQVDLLAFRRYVACVYLESNADTSSQGRRSRRLETESRFDMIGHWIIHQDKRTRCALCHSQTNTRCEKCQKGVHAKCFRAYHIR